TGTGCAGAAGATTGTGGATGAACTAGAGGCCCCAGCAGGTTATTCTGTGTCCAGCGGTGGAGATATTGAAGCCCAGGAGGAATTGTTCTTAGATCTAATCATCGTACTAGGGATCTCTATTTTGTTAGTGTATATCGTCATGTCAGTTCAATTTAATAGCTTTATTCAACCTCTCATTGTTATGTCAGTTATTCCGATGACAGCAGTAGGCGCTATTTTAGCCTTGCTCATCACTCAAAGAGAACTAAGTGTGTTTTCTGCATTGGCTTTACTCATGTTAATCGGGGTGGTGTTAAACAATGCTATCTTGTTAATCGACAGAATTAATCAGTTACGGAAACAGGGTGTCTCGACCTACGAAGCGGTCATTGAAGCGGGAAAAAACCGAATGAGACCTATCTTCATGACCACACTTACAACTGTAGGTGGCATGCTGCCTTTAGCTTTAGCTACAGGTGGAGCAAATGCCTATCAAGCGCCACTTGCCACTGTTATTATCGGCGGTTTATTGTTTGCTACTTTTATCACGCTATTGCTTATTCCAGCTGTTTATTTACTAGTGGAAGATATGAAACGAGCTATTAAACGGCTTTTCAATAAAAAGAAGCAAAGTGACACTGTTGTAAAAAAAGCATCTTAAATAAAAAGAGAACCCGTCGTGAATGAATAAATTCACAACGGGTTCTCTTTTGTTTAGGTGTAGGCTCTAAAACAGGCGATTCATTTTCGCCTATTTCTGACATTATGAGCGATGGTCACCAATCAAAAGTACCCTGTAATGGATTCAGCAAAAGTTATATCGCATAAAACGGATGATGATCCGCGTTGAAGGGGGCATATCCTAAGTGTTCAGTTAAACGTTTAGTGACCTAGGAGCTCGGATACTTCTTTCGTATGTTAAAATAATTAAAACACGAGTTAAGGAAGGATAGATCGATGATTTTATATGATTTTTTGTTGGTGACGATTGGTATTTTTATCGGCGTGATTGCTGCTGACCCTCTTAAAAAGTTATTTACTGGCCAATATAAGGAAGACATGCGACAAAAAAAACGGGTTAAATTACTCCTCTATTTACGTGAGGAAGCTAAAGGGAGAAAAGTGTCAACTAGGGAATTGTGTGAGGCCGTTTTTAAAGGGAAAGAAAACATTGACACTGTTTACAAATTGCTGAAAGATATTGAAGAAATAGGTCTTATTAAAAGTGTCTCGACCACAGCGAATGTAGAAGGGGAAAAATGGATGTTCAATAAACCTAAAGATAAAAAAGGATGAAAAGCGAACACGTTTCAAAAAGCTGAAACATCGAAATGAAATGGCGTCTCGACGCCATTTGATTATACGTTTCCACCTACGGGTCTCAGGTGGGGGAGATGATTAAAAACAACCAACTGGGTTACAGATGTCCAGTTGGTTGTTTTACTACAATATTTATGAAGTTTAACGGCTTATAAACATTTGTGTCCAATGATGTCCACTTGGATCATACCCAACACCAATATGTGTGTAGTTGCCGTTCATAATGTTCTCTCTATGTCCTGGACTATCCATCCATGCTTGAACTACTTCTTCTGCTGATCTTTGACCTTGGGCGATATTTTCTCCCGCTGCATTATAAGATATCCCATGGTCTCGGATCATATCAAACGGAGAACCATAAGTAGGACTAGTATGAGAAAAATAATTGTTTTGCGCCATATCTGTGGACTTACGACGAGCAACGGCACTTAATTCTGTATCTAACTGAAGGTCTGAAAGTCCAGCCTGTCTTCGGTGATTGTTGGTGAGGTCGACGACTTGCCGTTCTTCCTGTCTAATACCGTCTGTGACTTCTTGTGGTTCATCTTGTGCAGGCTCTTCAGTTTCTTCTGGCTGAGGCTCTGGAGCTTGAGGTTGCTCCTCGGGCTCAGGTTCTGGCGTTTCTGCTGGTTGTTCTGGCTCTGGCGTTTCTTCTTGTTCTGGAGCTTGTTGTGGCTCGTCCTCCTCTGGAGTAGCTTGCTCAGGGCGTTGTCTTTCAGGTAGATTATGACGTAATAAGGTACGTAATCGTTCTTGAAGTGTGGCTCTATCTAGGTTTTGATTTAAATCATAAATCTCTCTAGGGTGTAATTGTGAATCATCAATTACAAAATCAAATTTAGCCTCTTGAATTTTAACTGGTTTCGTATGTGGAAAGTTTTGACTTGGAATATCAGTAGCTTCACTTGATAAATACATATCGTCTGCTTCATCTTGAAAATACCTTGCATCTTCCGCTAACCCAGCGGCATTTTGATTGTTACCATTACACCCGAACGGGATAAGCGCCATTAAACATAATAATATGGTTAGGAATTTATTTTGCATTGAGTTTCTCTCCTTCTTTCGTGAATTTTTATTAGTTTTTCTTGAGAGAGTCATTTTATAGGTGGTAATGATCACCTTAACTAGAAAGAAGGAGAAAGAACACAAGCCTCTAAAATGATCTCAAGTCATTCAAAGGCGGTGAACTCAATGTTTAACCATTTACTATTTGGCCACCGTTCACGTGAATGACTTGACCAGAGACATATGTGGAATCACCGGATGCAAGGTATACATAAGCTGGAGCGAGCTCAGCTGGTTGTCCCGGCCTTCCAATTGGAGAGTCTGTCCCGAATTCACCGACTTGTTTGGCGGGGAATGAAGCAGGTATAAGTGGTGTCCAAATGGGACCTGGTGCTACAGCATTGACGCGAATACCTTTGGAGATAAGATTCTCTGAAAGGGAGCGAGTTAATGCCACAAGTGCTCCTTTTGTAGCCGAATAGTCCATTAAAACAGGCATCCCTTTGTAAGCAACAATGGAAACACTATTGATGATGGTGCTTCCTTCTTTTAAATGGGGTCTTGCTGCTTTAAGAAAGTGAAAAACTGAGAAAATATTTGTTTTAAACGTACGTTCTAATTGTTCAGCGGAAATGTCCTCAATTTTTTCTTGGAAGTGTTGCTCAGCCGCGTTATTAATAAGGCAATCCAATTGACCGAAGTGATCAATCGTTTGATTTACAGCATTAAAGCAGAATGTTTCCTCTCCTATATCGCCTGAAATGAGAAGGCATTCCCCACCGTATTTTTCAACATCGGATTTCGTTTTTTTAGCGTCTTCATGCTCATTTAAATAAATGAGAGAGAGCTTGGCTCCTTCTTTCGCAAATGCGATAGCCACTGCACGCCCGATGCCACTATCACCACCTGTTAAGAGAACAACTTTATCTTTGAGTTTTTCTGCCCCCTTATAATCTAGGTCATCATAAATTGGCTCTGGTGTCATCTCATTTTCAAAACCAGGCTGGCGCTGTTGAACTTGTTCCGGTTGTCCTTGTTGCTGTTGTTTATTAACTTCTGTAAATTTCATATGTAAAACTCCTTACAATTTTTAAAATTTTAGTATTTAGCCAAACGATATGACGTTGACATGCCTTTTAAGTTGAACTGATTGGGATGAAAGTATAAGGAAATATTATATCCCACTCTTAAGGGGCAGTAAAACTCCCACTGATTGAAGCTTAGCTTTATAGAAAATAGCGATAAAAGGTATAATCATAACGGCAAATGTGTGTGCAATATTAATAAGGAATGCGCAAGTCGTTTGACTATTACGGTATATGTATTACCTAAAATGGCCATTTCATAACATTAAATTTATCTCAGTTAACCGTCCGAAAAACGCCGGCCTGAAAATAGAGAGGAGAGATAACTCTATATAGGCGGGAGATAATGGACGCTAATGGTCCTGATTCACTCAACCTCTGTGGAAGAAGAACGTTGAAAGTTCGTTTTATTACTTAAAAATAGTGTTTACATGATTTGATATAGAATGACTAGCTAATCTTTGTCAGGAAGATAGTGTTCATTTAAAGTAGGTGAGAAGGGAGGTCCCTTCTCCCACACGGGTATTTTTGTTATAATATAAAGGGATAATAAAAAGTAGTGTTTCTTTATGAGACGCTGCTTTTTTCTATTAACCATCATTTTTCAATCGTTTTCGTTGGAACAATGAAGGTAGGCTGACTTATCACAGATAATCGTCCGAAAAACTCACACTGAGCTATTTTAACGGAACGTAAAACTTTTTATATAGAAAGAAGGGACACCGTGACAAATGCCCAATTAAAACAGGATATCATCGCATACAGTAAGCATATAGGCATCGATAAGATAGGCTTTGCATCGGCTGATCCTTTTATTACATTAAAAGCAAGGCTTAAAGAACAGCAAAGGCTTGGATATGCCTCTGGGTTTGAAAAGGGGACTATAGATGAAAGAACGACACCTGGGCTATTACTGCCAGAGGCTAAAACGATTATTTCCATTGCTTTAGCTTATCCATCTAAATTAAAAAATGCCCCTCAATCTAAAAAAGGCGCACGACGGGGGATTTTTTGCCGAGCGTCGTGGGGTGAAGATTATCACCATATTTTAAAATGTAAGTTATCCAAGCTTGAAGCATATATTTATGAACGGGTACCTGAAGCTAAATGTAAATCAATGGTTGATACAGGAGAATTGTCTGACAGAGCAGTAGCCGAACGAGCAGGTATTGGATGGAGCGGCAAAAATTGCGCAATTATAACACCTGAGTTCGGCTCGTATGTTTATTTAGGAGACATGATCACAACGATTGATTTCCCAGAAGATCAGCCGATTTTCGATCAATGTGGCACGTGTAACAAATGTGTGGAAGCCTGTCCTACTGGGGCGCTGGTGCAAGGAGGCCAATTGGATGCAACTAAATGTATTGCTTTTTTGACCCAAACGAAAGAGATGCTTCCAGAGCAGTATCGAAAAAAAATTGGTAATCGATTATATGGTTGTGACACGTGTCAGGTCGTCTGTCCTGTGAATAAAGGGAAAGACGCACGCCATCATCCGGAGATGCTGCCTGACCCAGAGGTAGTTAAACCGGAATTAATTCCGTTACTTAAAATGAGTAACAGAGAATTTAAAGAGACATTTGGACGAATTTCTGGTGCGTGGCGGGGCAAAAAGCCCATTCAACGAAACGCGATTATCGCCCTTGCTCACTATAAAGAAGTAGATGCTTTACCTTTACTATACGAGTTAATGCTTAATGATCCAAGACCTGTTATTAGAGGGACAGCTGCTTGGGCGGTGGCAGAAATCACACAAAATAATGAGACATTTATTAAGCTAAGAGAAGCAAAAGAAAAGGAAAGTGATTCAGAGGTAATAACAGAAATTGAAAAGGCCTTATTTAAAATTCAAGGTGAAAAAGAAGCGATTCAAGATAAACCACATCCAATGAAATCCTTTTAACGGAATAAGGAGGAACTGGCATGACTTTGCGTCCATTAATTGCTGTTAGTGAAATAGCTAGTCCTATTGGCCCACTCAGTCTCGCAGCATCAGAAAAAGGCATTTGCTTTGTAGAGTTTGGTCCCTTACAAACAACACATTCAAATTTTATAACAAAGCTAAAAAGACATCTTATAATGGCAGAGATAAAAGAAGAAAAAGGCCCGCTTATAGAAGCCGAGAAGCAAATTACGGAGTATTTTGAAGGAGTTAGAAAAGAGTTTGATCTCTCGTTGGACTTGTTCGGAACACCATTTCAGAAACTTGTGTGGAGTGAAGTAGGAAAAATCCCATATGGCTCAACCGCGTCCTATAAACAAATTGCCATAAACATCGGGGCACCAAGAGCCGTACGAGCAATTGGTGGTGCTAATAATAAAAACCCCATACCGATTATTATACCGTGTCATAGAGTCATTGGTTCTAATGGAGCAATGGTTGGTTATGGAGGAGGATTAGACAAAAAAGAAGCTTTACTCAAACATGAAGGGGCCTTGAAAACATTAACCTCTTAGTATAAAACCTCTCACTTTTAACAATAAGGTGAGAGGTTTTATAACATTTAATATCGTTTGCAAAAAAAACGTTCGCTATATGGAGATTAACTCCTTTAATGTTTTCCCATCCATAAGTTAAAAGCAATCTAAATAGGCATGAACCTTGTTAAGTGTGGAATATAATAGAGGAACTGACGAAATAGGGGGGGATCTTATGAAGCAAGAGTTGAATTGTCTGCAAAAGTATTGGGAGACGTGTTGTAGCCTTTATGTTTCAGGGGATAAACAAGGCTATCATTTTATAAGGGAAGAAGATAATGAGGCGGCAAAGCGTAAGATGTTGAAGATGACAGATAGAGAAGCTGACATAGCGAAAAATAATGTAGACGGCTATTTAATTTCACAACATGTGTTAAATGATAGGCGAGTCATTGATTATTTATTTGTCATTGAACATTTTATCGTCCATAAGAACACATCCTATCTAGAAACTCAAAAACAACTAAGAAGAGCTGTTTTTGAGGAAGAACAGTTAATTGATGATTATATTTTAGCTGCTGACGGACATGAAACAGTGAGTGAAGAAGAATTATATAGAAAAATGCCACGTCAAACAATCCGTACAGAAGGAAGCCGTTTTCATTATGACCGATTAGCTGCGGTAAAATACGCTGAACGCTGGTGGAATGATTATAACCCAGATTACAAACAGTTTGATAATGACTGCACGAATTATGTTTCTCAATGTTTGAGAGCAGGAGGCGCACCGATGAGGGGAGTGCCTAATCGGAAGGAAGGTTGGTGGTACGACCATTCGAAGTGGAGTTTTAGCTGGGCTGTTGCACATTCTTTGCGTTGGTATTTAAGTGGGTCGGAAATTGGACTTAGAGCGGAAGAGGTTTCTTCAGCGCAGCAGTTACTGAAGGGTGATGTTATTTGCTACGACTTTACCGGTGACGGCAGTTGGCAGCATACGACAGTAGTCGTTGAAAAGGATGTGGATCATATGCCCCTTGTTAATGCTCATACAACGAACAGTCGAATGCGTTATTGGGGGTATGAAGATTCAACCGCGTGGACACCCAATATTCAATATAAATTTTTTCATATTACTGGGCCATAAGACCTTTTGATAAATAATCCTTCATTTGGCACTAACATCCAACTTTATCTTGTGGTATAGTATACATTGGGATTTGAGAATTCTGCGTTATTTTTACGAATTATTCCGTATTACCACAGTATAAGTTTAAGAAAAGTTGCGGTGGATGCCTATGACAATAAATGGATTATTAAAAAATGTAATGACAATCTTACTAGTCGTTTTATTAGCTTCCTGTGTTCAAACAGATTCAACTTTAACTCAGGCTAGAGAGGAACTGCCGTTTCCTGTTTTATATCCTGAGGAAATTCCAGATGGTTGGGCTGTTAATGAGACGATATATGAAGATCGTCTTCTCGTCATCATATTTAATAATAACCAAGAGGGACAAATAGAGCTCGTCCAGGATCAAAATATTCAAGGACTCGATGTTGATGAATTGAGAAGCCATGTGCTGTCAAATGTGTCTGTTGGAAGTGAATTTCTTCTAAGTCATGAAGTTGTAGAAGTGGGGGACTACGTTGGGGAATTAGCTTATTTTACTGATCCTATTTCAACACTTCAATATACATTTGTAGAGAAAAATGAACTATTTAATGAAAGTGTAGGACCTATACCTTATTACCAAGTAATTGGAAAAGGTGTCTCGTCAGACGAGTTAAAAGAATTTATTCATACTTTAGAAGTTTCGACGTAATTGCGAAGCTTCTTTTCTTTCTTAGAAAGGCGTGATAAGATAATCTAGATATTGAGAACATACAGAGGTGAAACTAGTGGGCTTACACGTCGTTCTACACGAACCGGAGATTCCGGCCAACACAGGAAATATTGCACGCACTTGCGCAGGGACAAACACAGCTCTTCATTTAATTCATCCACTAGGTTTTTCTACAGATGACCGAATGCTAAAAAGAGCAGGCTGTGACTACTGGCCAAATGTAAAGGTAAATCATTATCATACGATAAACGAACTACTAGAAAAATATCCACATGGTGAGTTTTTCTATATTGAAACGATAGGAGAAAAATATTATCATGAATTTGATTACAGTGACGTAGATAAAGATTATTTTTTTGTATTTGGAAAGGAAACGAAAGGGTTACCCAAAGAGTTAACGGAGTCAAACAAAGAGCGTTGTTTTCGTATTCCTCAAACGGATAAAATAAGGTCGTTAAATTTATCTAATACAGCAGCAATTGTTGTTTACGAAGCGTTACGGCAACAAATGTTTCCTGTGCTAAATTAGTTACATCATTGACTACCGGGAGAACGTATTTGTCACTGAGGTAGGTCATGATGTAAAAAAGCAGCCCTTCATACAGAAGAGGCTGCTTTCAATTTAACGTTTATGTGGATTTGACTCATACCCAGCTGTGAAAATCGCGATGAGAAACGTTAAGCAAACACCTAAGATTAGAAGAAGTGCCAATTAATACGCCCCCTTAAATGATATCTATACTCAATATATCATGATTTTAAAGTGAAAGAAAGATTTCGATATCCTATATGTCGTATTCCCTTAACGCATAATAAGGTATTTTTGGATATGTGCCAATTAGAAGGAAGTAAGCCGCGCTATTTTTGAAAGAATACAGCCATTTCTTAAGACGAGACTCGTTAGCTAATACCTCATAGTCTATGGTATAAAGACGGTCTTCATTCGGCCATAAGTGGTCAAATTAATGGGAGACATCCAACATAAAGGCAGAGTTAAGTGGTCCTGGTAGTTTTATTGCAGATAACCGTCCGAAAAACGCCGGTACTGAATAGAGAGAGGAGAGATAATGCTATATAGGTGGGAGATAACGGACGCTCATGTCCTAATTCATTCAACTACCCGTATTTTGAATAGTCATTTTAAAAAAGGCTGCAGTGAAAGATGAGTCCTCGGGAAAGCGTCTGTCTGTAAAATATTATCGCTTTTTACAGGTGTATTTTGTATGATAAATGGGTTCAGGTAGTGTATCTTACAACAGCCTATATGCCCATAACGGGGAAAATATAACTAGGAAGGAGGATTAAATATTTTTGAAAATAAGGTCTATTATCGTATAATGAAGAGGGTATAAAGGAGGTAAAAGCTATGTATGTGGTGATGAATGAGCTATACGTCCCAATTGAGGGGAGAGACCATGTATCGAAACGTTTTGCAGAAAGCTCTGGAAAAATGAAACATGTTCCAGGCTGCCTTGATTTTATGTTTTTAAACCCAGAAGATGACAGCCATCATCAAATCGTTTTAACGAAATGGGAGTCTAAAGCAGACTATGAGAACTGGATTAATAGTGATGCCTTCAAACAAGCTCATAAAAAAAGGCGTGAAAATCTCGATAAAAGTCCTACATCAGGTAATCAAATTTATGCTTATGAAGCGGTGCATCATTTATCCCACTCTTAAGGGGCAGTAAAACCCCCACCTCAAAACTTAAGAAGATCGAAACGTTTAGGTGGGGGATAAACGCCCCTAAAGGTCCCATAAGTTAAACGAACAATCAGTGGGGAAAACTCCCACTGATTGAAGGGGCGTTTTGTAAGAGAGACTTCCGAACTGAGTAGTACCCGGTCGTGTAGTTGTATGGTTTATGCTCGTTAAAGAAACAGAAGGTTTAACCGAAAAATAAGATAGAGCTACTTTTTAAAAGGTGACTGTTTCTCTCTCTTGGTGAGCTTCAAGAAAGGTCAGTCCATAAAATTGAGTCAATCAGGAGATAACAGATGAAAAATGCTTATTTAACAAGCCATTTTCCGCTTATATCTATTATTTTGTTTAGTCTAGCGGGATCTATATATTTAGAAAGAATGACGACTTATTACTT
The Salipaludibacillus sp. LMS25 DNA segment above includes these coding regions:
- the trmL gene encoding tRNA (uridine(34)/cytosine(34)/5-carboxymethylaminomethyluridine(34)-2'-O)-methyltransferase TrmL codes for the protein MGLHVVLHEPEIPANTGNIARTCAGTNTALHLIHPLGFSTDDRMLKRAGCDYWPNVKVNHYHTINELLEKYPHGEFFYIETIGEKYYHEFDYSDVDKDYFFVFGKETKGLPKELTESNKERCFRIPQTDKIRSLNLSNTAAIVVYEALRQQMFPVLN
- a CDS encoding methylated-DNA--[protein]-cysteine S-methyltransferase, which translates into the protein MTLRPLIAVSEIASPIGPLSLAASEKGICFVEFGPLQTTHSNFITKLKRHLIMAEIKEEKGPLIEAEKQITEYFEGVRKEFDLSLDLFGTPFQKLVWSEVGKIPYGSTASYKQIAINIGAPRAVRAIGGANNKNPIPIIIPCHRVIGSNGAMVGYGGGLDKKEALLKHEGALKTLTS
- a CDS encoding CAP domain-containing protein, producing the protein MQNKFLTILLCLMALIPFGCNGNNQNAAGLAEDARYFQDEADDMYLSSEATDIPSQNFPHTKPVKIQEAKFDFVIDDSQLHPREIYDLNQNLDRATLQERLRTLLRHNLPERQRPEQATPEEDEPQQAPEQEETPEPEQPAETPEPEPEEQPQAPEPQPEETEEPAQDEPQEVTDGIRQEERQVVDLTNNHRRQAGLSDLQLDTELSAVARRKSTDMAQNNYFSHTSPTYGSPFDMIRDHGISYNAAGENIAQGQRSAEEVVQAWMDSPGHRENIMNGNYTHIGVGYDPSGHHWTQMFISR
- a CDS encoding DUF4245 domain-containing protein, coding for MTINGLLKNVMTILLVVLLASCVQTDSTLTQAREELPFPVLYPEEIPDGWAVNETIYEDRLLVIIFNNNQEGQIELVQDQNIQGLDVDELRSHVLSNVSVGSEFLLSHEVVEVGDYVGELAYFTDPISTLQYTFVEKNELFNESVGPIPYYQVIGKGVSSDELKEFIHTLEVST
- the queG gene encoding tRNA epoxyqueuosine(34) reductase QueG, translating into MTNAQLKQDIIAYSKHIGIDKIGFASADPFITLKARLKEQQRLGYASGFEKGTIDERTTPGLLLPEAKTIISIALAYPSKLKNAPQSKKGARRGIFCRASWGEDYHHILKCKLSKLEAYIYERVPEAKCKSMVDTGELSDRAVAERAGIGWSGKNCAIITPEFGSYVYLGDMITTIDFPEDQPIFDQCGTCNKCVEACPTGALVQGGQLDATKCIAFLTQTKEMLPEQYRKKIGNRLYGCDTCQVVCPVNKGKDARHHPEMLPDPEVVKPELIPLLKMSNREFKETFGRISGAWRGKKPIQRNAIIALAHYKEVDALPLLYELMLNDPRPVIRGTAAWAVAEITQNNETFIKLREAKEKESDSEVITEIEKALFKIQGEKEAIQDKPHPMKSF
- a CDS encoding SDR family oxidoreductase, yielding MKFTEVNKQQQQGQPEQVQQRQPGFENEMTPEPIYDDLDYKGAEKLKDKVVLLTGGDSGIGRAVAIAFAKEGAKLSLIYLNEHEDAKKTKSDVEKYGGECLLISGDIGEETFCFNAVNQTIDHFGQLDCLINNAAEQHFQEKIEDISAEQLERTFKTNIFSVFHFLKAARPHLKEGSTIINSVSIVAYKGMPVLMDYSATKGALVALTRSLSENLISKGIRVNAVAPGPIWTPLIPASFPAKQVGEFGTDSPIGRPGQPAELAPAYVYLASGDSTYVSGQVIHVNGGQIVNG
- a CDS encoding antibiotic biosynthesis monooxygenase, with product MYVVMNELYVPIEGRDHVSKRFAESSGKMKHVPGCLDFMFLNPEDDSHHQIVLTKWESKADYENWINSDAFKQAHKKRRENLDKSPTSGNQIYAYEAVHHLSHS
- a CDS encoding amidase domain-containing protein, encoding MKQELNCLQKYWETCCSLYVSGDKQGYHFIREEDNEAAKRKMLKMTDREADIAKNNVDGYLISQHVLNDRRVIDYLFVIEHFIVHKNTSYLETQKQLRRAVFEEEQLIDDYILAADGHETVSEEELYRKMPRQTIRTEGSRFHYDRLAAVKYAERWWNDYNPDYKQFDNDCTNYVSQCLRAGGAPMRGVPNRKEGWWYDHSKWSFSWAVAHSLRWYLSGSEIGLRAEEVSSAQQLLKGDVICYDFTGDGSWQHTTVVVEKDVDHMPLVNAHTTNSRMRYWGYEDSTAWTPNIQYKFFHITGP